The Nicotiana tabacum cultivar K326 chromosome 1, ASM71507v2, whole genome shotgun sequence genome segment ATGGCCATATACATTGGGGATTTtgtaaatgtcataaaaatacTGATCAAAATATCAATAAGAGCACATTATGTGTCAACGTTAGGAATCTTGTTTTTAACTTTCTTGTCTTTTGCTTCCTGAAGGCTGGAACTGGTATTGCTGAGCTCATAGCACTTGAGATAACAAAAAGGGTTCGAACTActcttcatcttctttttctcattttttctttttttgaatctTCTGTACTAAATTTCTGGATTTGCCTTTCAGACTAGTGTTCCTTTAGAAGAAGCTCGAAAGAAGATTTGGCTTGTTGACTCTAAGGTATATATCATGATCTGACGTTCCAGTAAAATGCCACACGCAATAAATTGATCTCTACctacatgcttgaatatcatttaTGTTCGTATCAGCATCTCCTTTTCCCACAAACAGTTTTTTAATTTATTACAGGGACTGGTGGTTAGTTCTCGTTTGGAGTCCCTTCAGCACTTCAAAAAGCCTTGGGCTCATGATCACGAACCTGTTAAGGAACTTATAGATGCCGTCAAGGTGTGAAATTTGCGTCTTTCTATTGAAGCGTGATGTGACTTAAATAGATGATGGCAAAAAACACATTCCTTATCTCACTTTATTCTCCATTTGTTAGGCAATAAAGCCAACTGTTCTAATAGGAACTTCAGGAGTTGGAAAAACATTTACGAAGGAAGTCGTGGAGACTATGGCTTCTCTCAATCCGGTAGGTCTCCCCCTCTCTCACACATGCACATGCACACACAAATGAAATATGCATGCATAGACACTGCAATATAAGCTCCATGAATCATAGTCTACAATACAATGAAGTTTCTAATTTTGGCACAAATGATGTTCTCCAGAAACCTCTCATTATGGCTTTGTCTAATCCGACATCACAAGCTGAATGCACTGCTGAGGAAGCGTATACATGGAGCAAGGTAAATTCCAGTATAAAGCTTAGATAGCTCAGGGTTTCTACAATGTGCTAACTCAAGCCGGTAATTTTTTATGTACAAATTACTGAGCGCGTTACCTCTTTCCCTTTCGGCCACGTACAGGGTCATGCAATCTTTGCTAGTGGAAGCCCATTTGACCCGTTTGAGTATGAGGGACGGACTTTTGTGTCTGGCCAGGTGCTGCTCTTTCCCAATAGCAATTGACTGTTCTTGAGTAATAATTTGGATATTTACCCTTCTTTTGCTGAACTTTTCAGGCCAACAATGCCTACATATTCCCTGGATTTGGTTTGGGAATTATAATGTCTGGCACAATTCGTGTGCATGATGATATGTTACTGGCAGCCTGTAAGTATATTAAAGTCAAGAATTACGTATACTTCGAGTCTGATTTAGAATCTCATGTAATCTCTTTATCAGTTAATTAACATGTACTATAGATTGATGCTAATTTCGTAGGATGTTAGCGAAAGGAGGGAAAAGTCTTTTCATGCATGTAATTTGACTTCAATCATTTCTTTCATGAAACAGCGGAAGCTTTGGCAGCTCAGGTGACAGAGGAAGACTATTTAAAGGGACGGATCTACCCATCATTCACTAACATCAGAAAAATATCAGCCCATATTGCGGCCGAAGTAGCTGCTAAGGCATATGAACTTGGTGAGTCCTCCAAAGTGGTTTAACAAATTAAGCACCTAGCTCAAACTTGCTGATGATGAATCTTTAACTTAACCACTTTTTTCAGGTCTAGCAACACGTCTCCCTCGTCCTACGGATCTTGAAAAGTATGCTGAGAGCTGCATGTACACTCCAGTATACCGCACCTATCGCTAAACTGGGAATTTTGGCTGATATTTAATCACATTTCCGGCTATATTAGGAGCTTTGagttttattttcaattttatttatAGATGAAACATTTTGTATGCTACTTCCACAACCTAGTAGAGTCATTCATGTTTGTTAATAAATTTTGTTATTAGCAGTGAGAAAGGATGAGATTTCCTGATCTTactctcctttttcttttctttttgttttttgttttaaaGAGTTAAGAGGTGAACATTGTTGGCCAGTTTATATTAGTAGAAGCAGAACTATTTCTTTGTCAGATGACACGCTTATAATAAATTCTGTTTTGCCGGAAAATATCTCTCTGTATGAAAAAAGCTGGAAACTGTATACGCTTCTTTAAGATCTCGCCGGAGAAAATCTGAAAATCAGAGGTTTGCTAACTCCGATCGAAAAACCAACCAAAACTCATCGGAATTAGAGATCTATGTCAAAAATGGATAGTGTTGTCAGAACCCTAGTTTTTGTCGTCCATATCTGCTGGAACTTCGATTGGTTAGATCGGGGAGTTGCCTCCATTTTCTCATATTGCCACAACGATGTATATAGCTATATTATACCTAATGTGAGACACTGACACTTTTTGAGTTTAGCTATTTAAACTTAACTCTCTAACGTCTTAACTTGAGGATTTCCTCTCACTAATTAAAGAGATATTGTGCTTCATAATCATGGAAGATAAAGTTATGTATTGCGAATTATCAATCAGCCCTGAATCTTGTTCTGCTTCAGTTAATACTTATGTCTTTGATCTTGACTTTTAATGTATGCAACTCTGATGTACTCTGCACATAATCATCAAAGATTCCAGGTTATGTTGAGCATTTGCTGTCTGTTTTCTCCAATAGTGTCGTCACCATGTATGCATTTTTGCTCGTATTTTTCAGCTTTTTGTATCAAACCTCTTTTACAGTTGAATTACTTATCTATTTAAATATAGGAGTCTCTCCACAAGCCTTGCTTTATTTCTGTGAAATTGTTAGGTTTCTCTTTCGTTAGCAAAGAAGATGCGTCTTTATAATTCAAGCTCAAAGAGCGCGAGAAATTCAGTGCGAGTTTAACTCTATTTTGCACCAGAAAATTGAAAGTCCAAGCTGAATTAGATATATTTCACTTTGAATGCAAGTGAAGTGTTTGTCCACTATTTTGTTACTTCAAAGACAGTGATGCACAATTTATAGGTTTCTACTTTGCTGGTACGATACAAGGAACTAGTTAATGTTCGACACAACATATAGTCGGATAAAGTTTTGGCAGAGGGAGCCAGAAATgctgctgtgagcacgtgatttttgctttacgagaaATTAccccaaaagaaatcaaaaaataaaacaaatttcctTTATGTAcaatttttgagaatttgcgtggcattttAGATAGTTATTTATAGTTTTGTATGtgaatgtttatttttattaattaaaaatacaaaaaatatgttgcgtgtgaatttaggattttattctactattaggaattaattaaatcatatttggtttttcaaaggaagaaaatcacaaaaatacgtatttttgtatttttatcatttaatatcCGATtgtgtgatttttgttttaattagTGTTTAATTTTAGATTTTAAGAGCCAATTAGATTTTAATTATTAAGAGTCAATTAGTATTAGTGTTTATAAATTAGgaatttaaaaggagaaaaaatagtaaaagaaaaagaaggaaaagttgagcaAAAATAGAAAGATTTCGGATTTGggcaaattttaaaagaaaactcCAGGCCCAAAAACACATCTTACCCAGTCAAACTTTAACCAAACCAGACCTGACCTCtcattaaaaccaaacgaccctgtttctacaccaaacgaccccgtcccgtCCTTCACCAATTAATCCGAGCCGTTAAGAtcatttgatctaacggctcaaatTAATTGTCACATTTAATATACCCCAAAACCCCCAAACCCGCTTCATTTCCAACTCCTCCCCCCCTTTTTGtttcgtctctttcagagacaaaccaaacgacctcggaaccctagcgccgcccttccaccccctcaccataaacccggcggcaacgacgccgGAGACCGCCAAATTAACACCACGGAACCTCCATGCCTTCCTCTTCCCAAATCCCGGACCCTTGTACCTCGAATCATcccccaccgtctcgaatcttcgtttgaagattcgatcGGAACCCTAAAgccaccccaaccagtcccaaactcacatcacgggacccccggacctccCCCATCTCTAGAACACTGGGTTTTGCTCGAATCATGCTAGAACGGTTCGAATCCCAAATTGAACCAGGGAACCCTAACGAAGACCAAAACCGGAATTGGTCCAAATTAGAAGAAATTTGGGGTTcataatcgaccttagtcgagtgttctcagtcgagaacacttgATTAAGGTCCATTTGACCTCAAAATATTAGAGTCGGTTCAAGCCTTAGCCCGTTTGGTTTCTGATTTTTGTGAGGtatttctcctttctcttttgctctatttttatttttgtgtttagTTTGTTGTATCAGTTTTTGGTTATTTTGTCATTtatcttcttctcctccttttaCGGATCTTTTCTTTGGTCCGAATTTTTCTGACTGTTGATTGTATATTATAAACTACGTAGTCGATTAATTAAGTTTCGTCAATTAAGTGTTTGTAGTTTGTTTGTTCCCTTTGAAATGTTTGGTGCCAGTTTTGTTTATGTTGACATTCCCTGATTCAGAGTTTCAAGTTAGTTCGATTCTGCTGCCTGAATCCATTGGCATTTGAATTCATACTAGTTTCGAATTGAATTACAATTAATCAAGCACTTAGTTTGGATTGATATTGAATTGATAGCCCTGTTTTATGCACTTTAGATAGAATTACTGGTCCTGTTTATTCATTTTAGATTTTAGACATCAGAAAGCATGTGAATTGTAGTTCTTTAATGAATTAAAGGTAACTTGACAGCATGTGATGTCAGGGCATATTCATGCTGCCCATActtgtttagtttaataaaaGGAAAACCATTTTAATAATGAAAAAGAGGGATGTCAGGGGAATCTGATGGGGAATACATTGTTGTTTGAGTCTTGAGTGGAAAAACAGAGGGAATAACATGGGAGAGAATCAGTTTTTAATTGACTAAGTGCTCTAAGAGCTGGAAAAAGAGGCCTGCTGTGATATATAAAAGGGAGGGAGTTTGGAGAGGAGAGAATCGAGTTTTTTAGAACCTAAGGGAGTCTATTTTTCGAACCAGTGAAGAGAGTTCATTCTTGACTTCAGTTCTGCatagaaaacaaacaaaaagcaaaagaaaacctCTGAAAAACTCTAAAATTCCAGAAAAGGCATTGTTCCATTGTTAAATTCACAGTTAGTTTGAGATTTAGGCCAAATCGAAGCTACTCTAGGCTAGTTGTTTAAGCTGTTGGTTTAAGATTTGTCCCAACTGATTTCGAGTTGGTGTTTGGTTTATTTCCAATTGGTTTTGAGTCGATCTGTTTAGCTCTTTTGGTTTTTCTAAAACATTTCTGGATCTCCGAGTTTCACTGGGTTGGTTCTTATTGTCCCATACTGTTGATTGTGGTGCTACTGCTGTTATTTGCtatctgctgctgctgatttACCTCTCCTTCTTCTCACTTTCCAATTCAGGTACACACTCGAATTAGCAATTGATGTAATCACAAATGAGATCGGAATGAGTCGACTTTCAGATTTGTAATCAAGTGTTAATCTGGATATATATATAGGTGCAGTTTGTTTAAGTTGATAAGTAGAGATATGTATTCAGCTTGTTTGATTTGAATAGTATTACGAATTGTTTAATTGGAGACACATTTGGACTATTTAGTTTACTTTACTTGGTAATCAACCATGCTGTAGCTTCATGGTAATTAATACTTAGTTAGCTAAAGTTAAACTTGAAATAATGCAGATATATAGCTGATGTGAACTGGTATGCGATATTCATGACATTTCTGGTTTTAAGTTTAGTTTGCATTCGCATAGATTCGTATGGAATTGGTTTTTTTAGTAAGTCATCAATGGTTGTTTCGTTGGTGTATAGGCAGATTTGGAATGAAGGTTGATTTAGCTTACCTATGTTAGCATTAATGAAACAATCAAGTTAATTGGTTTGTCCAAACTAAAATCTTTCTTCGATTTATAATTGGAAGCTAGTGATTCAAATGTGTTCAGGGAACTTAACTTGCTATAATACTGCAAAGAATCGTTTTGGATTCTCGACTGATTGGTTCAAGGTAAAATGAAAACGTTATATTACCATAGAACACATTCTTAGGCTTTCCCTTTATTTGAGTAGTCTTTGAATTTATCGGATAAGGTATTGGACCCTATTGCATTGAAATCCATAGGCAGTTGGTATAGGTAGTTGCTTCAGTAATCAGTCCTCACAGGTTGGGCCTCAATACTCAACTGGACGGCCCAAGTCATGCTCAATTATGTGCCGTTTCAGGTTCAAACTTGGCAACTTATCAAACAATGTTAACAAATCAGGcccctttttctttatattttaaaGACAAACAGTATAGAAAATCATAGTCTTTTAGGATTGGCTttaaaatgaatgaaatgagcctcgtc includes the following:
- the LOC107832374 gene encoding NADP-dependent malic enzyme; the protein is MAMMDLQERNERLFYKLLIDHVEELLPIVYTPTVGEACQKYGSIFRRPQGLFISLKEKGKILEVLKNWPEKSIQVIVVTDGERILGLGDLGCQGMGIPVGKLSLYTALGGVRPSVCLPITIDVGTNNQQLLDNEFYIGLKQKRATGQEYAELLEEFMSAVKQNYGEKVLIQFEDFANHNAFDLLAKYRTTHLVFNDDIQGTASVVLAGLIASLKLLGGTLADHTFLFLGAGEAGTGIAELIALEITKRTSVPLEEARKKIWLVDSKGLVVSSRLESLQHFKKPWAHDHEPVKELIDAVKAIKPTVLIGTSGVGKTFTKEVVETMASLNPKPLIMALSNPTSQAECTAEEAYTWSKGHAIFASGSPFDPFEYEGRTFVSGQANNAYIFPGFGLGIIMSGTIRVHDDMLLAASEALAAQVTEEDYLKGRIYPSFTNIRKISAHIAAEVAAKAYELGLATRLPRPTDLEKYAESCMYTPVYRTYR